The nucleotide window GCAGCCGCTGGCTGATCGCCAGGCTGCGCAGCTGGTCCGCGGTGATGACGCCGCCCGCGTTGCGGATCACGTGCGCGTCGCCCTCGGCGAGCCCGAGCAGCCCGTACGGGTTGAGCCGGGCGTCCATGCAGGCGACCACGGCGACCTGACGGGCGGGCGGCAGCGGCAGCGCGCCCTTGTCGAAGCCGGCGGCGTAACGCTCGGCGTTGGCCAGCAGTTCATCGGTGACGGTCATGGCATCGGCTCCTGTCGCGGGGGTGCGGGGAACCGCATACTATCCCCGTCTGCTGAGTAGGATATTGGCCCGGAGCGTTTACCTGCGCGCCACAATGCCTATTAATTCGGTAGGTATGGTGGCGCACATGACGACACCGGTGCGCCTGCGGGGCGCGGAGGAGACCGCCTTCCGGCGCCAGTTCGAGATGGACGCGGTCTGGAGCCGGATGATCGCTCCCGGCGGCCGCGTCCCGGCGATGCCCCTGATCGAGGTGGACCTCGGCCCGATCCACCTGGACCTGATGCTGCGCACCGGGCCGATCGTGCTGGTCTTCTTCCCGTACGCGGGTCCGGCGTCCTGCGACGACCTGCTGGCCGGCTACCAGCGCACCCTGCTGCCGCCCTGCACTTCCGCGGGCGCTCACCTGGTCGCGGTGAGCCCGCAGCGCCCGGACCTGCTGGCACCGCTCAAGCACCGGCTCGATCTCGGCTACCTGGTGGCGTCGGACCCCCGGCACATCCTGATCGACGCGTTCGGGATCGGCTACCGCGGCCCGGAGGCGAGCGAGGTGCTGGGCACCGGCCGCGCCGTGCTGCCCTACCCGGCCGTGGTGGTGGCCGACC belongs to Amorphoplanes digitatis and includes:
- a CDS encoding redoxin domain-containing protein, with protein sequence MTTPVRLRGAEETAFRRQFEMDAVWSRMIAPGGRVPAMPLIEVDLGPIHLDLMLRTGPIVLVFFPYAGPASCDDLLAGYQRTLLPPCTSAGAHLVAVSPQRPDLLAPLKHRLDLGYLVASDPRHILIDAFGIGYRGPEASEVLGTGRAVLPYPAVVVADRTGTVRYASVRPEAAPPTPAARIIAALDRLVPAPSGGAAAPSTRD